The nucleotide sequence GTATTGGGTAGTTTTGAATTAATTTCAGGAAAAATCATATTTAAATTTTAAATAAGATCCATAAAAAATCCCGAAATCTAAAGAGAAATCGGGATCAGTTTTATTCCGAAGAAATTATTTTTTATCCTTTTGTACTAGCAGATAAGTATTCACGGTTCATACGAGCGATATTCTCTAAAGAAATTCCTTTAGGACATTCGATCTCACAGGCTCCTGTATTACTACATGCTCCAAAACCTTCCTCGTCCATTTGTCTTACCATCGCCATAACACGCTCTGTTGCTTCTATTCTACCTTGTGGTAGTAAAGCGTACTGAGATACTTTAGCAGAAGTGAATAACATAGCACTCGCATTTTTACATGCTGCTACACAAGCTCCACACCCAATACAGGTTGCTGCATTAAAAGAATCATCTGCTTTTGACTTTTCTACCGGTATAGAGTTTGCATCTATCGTATTTCCTGATGTATTTACAGATACGTAACCCCAAGCTTGTTGAATTCTATCAAAAGCTGAACGGTCTACGATTAAATCTTTTACTACCGGGAAAGCTTTTGCTCTAAATGGCTCGATAACTATAGTATCGCCATCTTTAAACTTTCTCATGTGCAACTGGCAGGTTGCGATAAGTTTATCTGGGCCGTGTGGCTCGCCATCAATTTGTAAAGAACAAGATCCGCAAATTCCTTCACGACAATCGTGATCAAATTGTACAGTATCCTCTCCTTTTTCAACCAGCTGTTCGTTAAGTATATCCAGCATTTCTAGAAAAGACATATCACCGTCTATCCCATCAACCTGGTAATCTACCATTCCACCTTTAGCCTTAGCGCTTTCCTGACGCCATATTTTTAAATTAAGTTTCATATGCTTTAGATTTTAGTATTGAGTATTGAGTTTTGAGTCGCTAATTGGTAACACGTCATATCTCAATACTTGCATCTATTTATAACTTCTGGTTTTTAATTCAATATTATCAAAGATTAGCTGTTCTTTATGTAGAACGGCTTCACTAGGTAAACCGGTATGTTCCCAAGCGGCTACATACCTAAAGTTTTCATCATCTCTTAAAGCTTCTCCTTCTTCTGTTTGATATTCTTCTCTAAAGTGACCTCCACAAGATTCTTCTCTATGCAGTGCATCTTTAGCAAAAAGCTCACCAAGTTCTAAGAAATCTGCAACACGCCCTGCTTTCTCAAGCTCAGCATTTTTAGATTCGGTAGGACCGGTAACTTTTACGTTCTTCCAGAAATCTTCGCGTAAGGCTTTAATCTCATCAATTGCTTCTTGTAATCCTTTCGCATTACGAGCCATACCACATTTCTCCCACATAATCTTACCAAGTTTCTTATGGTAAGAATCCACAGAATGTTTGCCGCCAGCATTCATCAATTTATTGATTCGATCTGTTACATCTTTTTCAGCAGCATCAAATTCTGGAGAATCTGTTGGAATTTTTCCGGTTCTAATATCTTCTGAAAGTGAATGACCGATAGTATATGGTAACACAAAATAACCATCGGCTAAACCTTGCATTAGAGCAGAAGCTCCAAGTCTGTTTGCACCATGATCAGAGAAGTTAGCTTCTCCTGCAGCAAAACAACCTGGTATTGTTGTTTGTAAATTGTAATCTACCCATAGTCCACCCATTGTATAATGTACCGCAGGGTAAATCATCATTGGTGTTTTATATGGATTTTGATCGGTAATCTTTTCGTACATATCAAAAAGGTTCCCGTATTTAGATTCTACCACTTCAGTACCTAAGCGAATAACTTCTTCATCAGATGGATTTTTATGTCCAGATGTAAATGCTTTTTCTTTTCCGTAGCGTTTAATTGCACTAGCAAAATCCAGATAAACTGCCTGTCCTGTTTTGTTCACTCCAAAACCGGCATCACATCTTTCTTTAGCAGCTCTAGAAGCAACATCACGTGGTACTAAGTTTCCGAAAGAAGGATATCTTCTTTCTAAATAGTAATCTCTATCTTCTTCAGCTAAATCTGTAGGCTTTTTCTTTCCATCTCGAATAGCATCAGCATCTTCTTTTTTCTTTGGCACCCAAATACGACCATCATTACGAAGTGATTCCGACATCAACGTTAATTTAGACTGATGATCTCCGGTTACAGGTATACAAGTTGGGTGAATTTGTGTATAACATGGATTAGCAAAATAAGCTCCTCTACGGTGCGCTCGCCATGCAGCCATCACATTACTTCCCATCGCATTGGTAGAAAGGAAAAATACATTACCGTATCCTCCTGAAGCTAAAACAACAGCATGACCAGAATGTCTTTCAATTTTTCCTGTTACCATATCTCTGGCAATAATCCCACGAGCTTTACCGTCTACAAGCACCAAATCCATCATTTCGTGACGGTTAAATGGTGTGATCTTCCCACGGTTAATCTGGCGGTTCATTGCAGAATAAGCTCCTAACAATAACTGCTGCCCTGTTTGTCCTTTAGCGTAGAATGTTCTGGAAACTAAAACCCCTCCAAAAGAACGGTTATCTAAGTATCCTCCGTATTCTCTCGCAAACGGAACACCTTGTGCAACACACTGGTCGATTATATTTCCTGAAACCTCAGCAAGACGGTAAACGTTTGCCTCTCTGGAACGATAATCTCCTCCTTTTACAGTATCATAAAAAAGACGGTAATCAGAATCACCATCTCCCTGATAATTTTTTGATGCGTTTATACCTCCCTGAGCCGCAATAGAGTGCGCACGTCTGGGAGAATCCTGGTAACAAAATGTCTTTACGTTATAACCTAACTCGGCAAGCGTTGCTGCTGCAGCACCGCCGGCAAGTCCTGTACCAACAACAATAACATCAATGTTTCGCTTATTGGCTGGATTTACCAGGTTAATATCATTTTTATGTTTAGTCCACTTATCTTTAAGTGGCCCTTCAGGTATCTTTGATTCTAAAATTGACATGATTCGTGCGAATTAAAGGTTATTGATATAGTGAAACAGCGCTATAAAAATAAATCCTAATGGGATAATTATAGCATAGGCCACTGTAACGCCTCTTAGCCCTTTAGCATATTTATTTCTCCATCCCACAGATTGGAAAGACGAAGAAAAACCGTGAAGAAGGTGCAAACTTAAGAAAACAAAAGACAGGCAATAAAAACCTACACGTATTGGATCCTGAAATTTAGCAACTAACTCACCATAATATCTTGAAGCATCTGATGGATGAGATTCTACATATTTATGCACTAATTCTGGTACCCAGAAGTCATAAAAGTGAAGTCCTAAAAATGCTAATACTACAAGCCCGGTATAAATCATATTTCTAGACATCCAGCTAGAATTTTCCTGACCCTTATATTTTACATACTTTACATCTCTTGCACCGCGATTTCTAAGTTCTAGAACAATCCCCATTACAAAATGGAAGACTACACCAAAAATTAGAACGGGCTGTAAAAATGCCTGAACTACAAAATTGGTTCCCATAAAATGGGAAAGCTCGTTAAACAGATCTTTACTAATTACCGAAGTAAGGTTTATAGTAAAATGTTGAAGTAAGAATAAGACCAAGAACAGTCCCGACAAGGCCATCGCAACTTTCTTTGCGATAGATGATTTTAAAAATCCACCCATTGGTTTCGATTATTTATAGAATTTTAAAGGCAAAAATACACTCCAAAACACTTATGGACAAACTTTCAAGCTTGTTTGTAGGACTATTTAGAACAAGTATAAGTAAGATTCTTTTTTGTTGAAGGCTTTTTTTATAATCTAAAAAGTTGAAAAATCCCAAACCTCTTGTTTTACGGTGTATTTCGAAGGAATTTTGAAAATCAACTTAGAAATTTCAATCGATTGAAATTATACAATTTATAATTTTTTTAAGGCGAAGACATTCAACAAAAAAAGCTACCCGAATTATCAGGTAGCTTTATCTTTAATATTGATTTTTTTAAGATTATCCTTCTATCAAATCTTTTTTATAAGCATCGGAATGAACATTTGCCACTGCTCTTCCTGAAGGATCGTTCATATTCTTAAAAGATTCATCCCATTCTAATGCAGTTGGTGTACTACAAGCTACAGAAGGAACTGATGGCACAGACAACGCTGCTGCATCACTAGGGAAATGATCTGTAAAAATAGATCTATAATAATATTCCTCCTTGCTTGTTGGCGGCTGAATTGGAAATTTGAAATGTGCATTTTTAAGTTGCTCATCGCTAACTTCAGATTCTACTAATTCTTTTAGAGTATCAATCCAACTATAACCCACACCATCAGAGAATTGTTCTTTTTGTCTCCAGGCTACACTTTCTGGAAGATAATCTTCAAAAGCTTTTCTTAACACCCATTTTTCGATACGCTCCCCGGTTATCATTTTATCTTTTGGGTTTAATCGCATTGCAACGTCCATAAATTCCTTATCTAAGAATGGAACTCGACCTTCAATTCCCCATGCACAAAGCGATTTATTAGCTCTTAAACAGTCATATTGATGAAGCTTATCCAGCTTACGAACGGTTTCTTCGTGAAACTCTTTATCGTTCGGCGCTTTATGAAAGTATAAATACCCACCAAATAATTCATCTGAACCTTCACCAGAAAGCACCATTTTAATTCCTAAAGATTTAATAGTTCTCGCCATTAAATACATAGGAGTGGATGCTCTAATTGTCGTTACATCGTAAGTTTCTATATGATAGATCACATCTTTTATGGCATCTAAACCTTCCTGAATCGTAAATTTAATCTCATGATGCACGGTATCTAAATGATCGGCTACTTTCTTCGCTGCCGCAAGATCTGGAGAACCTTCTAATCCGATAGCAAAAGAGTGCAATCTTGGCCACCATGCCGCATCTTTATCTCCACTCTCAATTCTTTTTTCTGAATACTTTTTCGCTACTGCTGAAGTAATAGAAGAATCCAAACCACCTGAAAGTAAAACACCATAAGGAACATCACTCATTAATTGACGGTGTACCGCTTGCTCTAATGCTTCTTTTAAATCCTCGATACTTGTTTCGTTATCTTTTACTGCATCATATTCCATCCAGTCACGTTGGTACCATCTTTGGAATCCTTCTTTTTTGCTAGATAAATAGTGACCCGGAGGAAATAATTCAATTTTAGTACATTTTCCTTCTAAAGCTTTAAGTTCAGAAGCAACATAAAAAGTCCCGTTGTGGTCCCATCCTATATATAAAGGTATCACCCCCATGTGGTCACGAGCAATAAAATACTCGTCGTTTTCAGCGTCATAAATAGCAAAGCCAAAAATTCCGTTTAATTCATCCAAAAAGGTATCTCCTTTTTCTTTGTAAAGTGCAAGAATTACTTCACAATCAGATTCAGTTTGAAATTTATAATTAGGAAACTGACTTCTTAATTGCTTATGATTATATATTTCTCCATTTGCAGCAAGTATTAGCTGCTTATCTTCAGATAATAAAGGTTGTCCACCAGAGATTGGATCTACAATAGCTAAGCGCTCATGCGCCAAAATAGCTTTATCGTCACTATAAATTCCACTCCAGTCTGGGCCACGGTGTCTAAGACATTTAGCCATTTCTAATAATTGAGGTCTTAAATCTTCAGACTTCTCTTTTAAATCGAACGCACAAACAATTCCACACACAGTATTAAAGTTTTAAGTATTAAAGTTGAAACAAATATTGAATTAATATTCAATTAAAAAAGCATAAAATTGAAAACAGGTTACAAATGAAAATCAAAAATTGAATATAAACTTCAAAATGAAAAAATAAGGCTTTGAATTATATTGATTTTTTTTCAGCAGTAAACTACGAAAGGCAACCCCAAAAGGTATTGGTTTGAAAGTCTTCCATATTTCGATATGGAGCCTCAAAGTATTTCATCTCTATTATCGAGTAACATCCTTCATTTAATCTATTCTATGCTTATTCTTAAAAGTACAACTTTTAATAACATATTTATAATATTTCTTTAAGACTCAAAATGAAGCAATAATCGTAAATTGAGTTAAAATTTAATATTATGAGTGATTTTCAAAATAAAACAGCAATTATAACTGGTGGATCTGGAAGTATAGGATACACTACCGCACTAGAACTCGCCGAAGCAGGTGCGAATATACTATTGGTTGATATCGACGAAGAAGCTTTAAAAGAAAAAGAATCAGCCGCAAAAAAAGAGAATTTGAATATTTCTTACGTAGTTGCCGATGTAAGTAAGCCACGAGATGTAAAAAACTATGTGGATACGTGTATTGAGCGCTACGGAAAAATTGATTATTTCTTTGATAATGCTGGTATTGAAGGTAAGGTAGCGCCGCTACAAGATTATCCAGATGATATTTTCGACAAGGTAATGGAAGTAAACGTAAAAGGTACTTACCTAGGGATGAAACATGTAATCCCAAAGATTGAAGATGGCGGGAGCATAGTAATCACCTCCTCTGTAGCAGGATTACAAGGCTCTCCTAAAATGGTGCCTTATATTACTTCTAAACATGCCGTTATAGGAATTATGCGTACTGCGGCACTCGAGCTAGGAGATAGAAATATTAATGTAAACTGTGTAAATCCAGGTTCTGTAGATAATAGAATGATGCGATCTTTGGAAGATGGTGTGAATCCAGGCCACGGAGATGATGTGAAAAAAGCCTACGAATCTACTATTCCTTTAGGACGATACGCTACTCCAGAAGACATCTCACATATGGTTTGTTTTCTATTTTCTGATAAAGCCTCGTATGCAAATGGACAAACATTTGTAGTTGATGGCGGAATGAAAGCCTAAGTTTTCAGAACTAATATTAACAAAAAAGGAATCCATAATCGGATTCCTTTTTTATTGAATCTCATTTTAAAACTCAACGAAAACTATCTAAGTACCCGAAAAATCAGAAATATTAGTCTACGCTTAACAGGCATTGTACTTCATGTTTTTTAATTTTGGGGCAACATTGAAAAAATTATCATGAAATACGATCAAATAGACCGGAAACTTTTTATCAAAAACAGAAAAAACTTCATGGAAAGAATGATTCCTGGAGGATTAGCTGTTTTTAATGCCAATGACGTTTTTCCAATTGGTGCAGACAGTACATTGCCATTTCAGCAAAATAGAGATCTTTTTTATTTAAGCGGAGTGGATCAGGAAGAAGCAATCCTTGTGTTGTTTCCTGAAGCACCAAAACCAGAGCACCGTGAAATTCTTTTTTTAACCGAAACGAATCCGCACATCGCAGTTTGGGAAGGTGAAAAACTAACTAAGGAAAAAGCTTACGAAGTAAGCGGGATCAAAACGGTATACTGGCTTCAGGATTTCGAAAAGATATTTTTTGAAGTCATGGCACAGGCAGAAACGATCTACTTAAATAAAAACGAGCACTATCGCGTACAAGGATCTATAAAAACCGAAACTCGTGATGATCGTTTTATTAAATGGTGTAAGGAAAATTATCCGGCGCATAGAGTTGCGAAAAGCAATCCTATTTTACAAAGATTGCGATCTGTTAAAGATCCTATCGAATTAGATTTAATGCAAAAAGCCTGCAATATTACCGAAAAGGCTTTTAGAAGAGCGCTTAAATTTACCAAACCTGGCGTTTGGGAATACGAAATAGAAGCCGAGTACTATCATGAGATGATAAGAAACCGCTCTCGAGGTTTTGCCTACACGCCTATTATTGCCAGCGGAAATAACGCAAACGTGTTACATTACACTGAAAATAATCAGCAATGTAATGCAGGCGATTTAATTTTATTAGACACCGGCGCAGAATATGCAAATTACTCTAGTGATATGACAAGGTCGATTCCTGTTTCAGGAAAATTCACAGATCGCCAAAAGCAAATCTATAACACGGTAAATAGAGTAAAAACTGAATCTACCAAATGGTTGGTACCTGGTACCATGTGGGACGAGTTTCATAAAGAAGTTGGTAAATTAATGACTTCAGAATTATTAGACCTTGGTTTACTTGATAAAGCAGATGTGCAAAATGAAGATCCAAAATGGCCATCTTATAAAAAATATTTTATGCACGGTACCGCTCATAATATTGGTTTAGATACGCATGACTACGGAATTTTAACCGAACCAATGAAAGCGAACCAGGTTTTTACAGTTGAACCCGGAATCTATCTACCAGATGAAGGCTTCGGAATTCGATTGGAAGACGATGTTGTAATTCAGGAAAAAGGAGAGCCATTTAATTTAATGCGCAATATTCCTATTGAAGCAGATGAGATTGAAGAAATTATGAATTCATAATAATAAATTTAAAAAGGCCACAAAAAATGACTAAGAATCATATTTGCGGCCTTTTAATGTAATGCTTATGAAAATACAGCATAAAATTACACAAATTAAGTTTAATTCAAAGGGAAAAGGCAATCCCTTAGTTCTTTTACATGGATTTTTGGAGGATAATAAGATTTGGCGAATTTATCAGGAGATACTTTCTAAAAGTCGACAGGTCATTACAATTGATCTTTTAGGACATGGCGAGTCTGGCAGTATAGGCGAAGTTCATTCCATGGAAGAAATGTGCGACGCCGTCATTGCTGTACTCGATTATTTAGAAATTGAAAAAGCAAGCTTTGGAGGCCATTCTATGGGAGGATATGTGATCATGGAAATCCTGAAAAAATATCCTGAAAAAATCACGAATATTAGTCTTATCAATTCTTCTCCTGCTGAAGATACTCCTGAAAAAAAAGAAAATAGAGACCGGGTAGCTAATTTGGCAAAGAAAAATAAAGAAGCTTTTGTGAGTATGGCTATTTCTAATCTCTTAACTTCTGATAATAACAAGAAATTTAAGCCAGAAATAGAGCTTTTGAAAACTGAAGCTCAGAAAATGTCATCAGAGAATATCGTTGCCGCCACGATAGGCATGAAAGAAAGACAAGATAGCATTAAAGCTTTTAAACAATTTCAAGGAGACAAATTTATCATTTTGGGTATGCAAGATCCAGTGCTAGATATTGACAAAACCATTGAAATTGCTACAAGCACGAATGCAAATCTAATCGAGTTTCCAGACGGTCATTTATCATTTATTGAGAATAAAGACCAATTATTACATTTTTTGCAATCAAAAGGCTAAAAATTAGCCTTTAACAAAAAATTGGCTAATTTTTGGGAATTTCGTAAGATTTTGCTAACTTTAGGGTGTCAAAAATTTAAAAATCAAGCTTTTATGGAGGACACCCCTAATACATTTTTCGCTAAAGTATATTGTAAAATTTTTGGTCATAAGCTAAAGGTAACGAAAAACGTTACCGACCATGTACATGAATACCAATGTGCAAATTGTGGACAAGAAATGACAGATACAGCGAATGGATTTCTAGCACCCCTCACTAAGAAATTCAAGGAGACGAACAATTACATAGCAAAAATTCACAGAAGACGAAAAAATCGTCGATTGCGACATTATGCTAAAGCTTCTTAAGCATTCTCCTCATCATCTTTATCCATCGAATTCCAACCTCTAGCCACCAAAGGGATGGCTTGGTTTGCACGCGTAATTAAGTGCATTCCTGAATTTTCATCATTCATGTGACCAATTACTGTAAGATTAGGATTCCCCTTAATCTTATCAAAATCTGATTGCGAAACTGTGAATAACAATTCATAATCTTCGCCACCACTTAAAGCGATGGTGGTACTATCTATTTCAAATTCTTCACAAACCGAAATCATTGCAGGGTCTAAAGGAATTTTCTCTTCATAAAGACTAACTCCGGTTTTAGAGTTTTTGCATAAATGAATTATTTCAGAAGATAAGCCATCACTAATATCAATCATTGATGTTGGCTTAACTCCAAGTTCTTTAAGAAGCGGCGGAATATCTTTACGAGCTTCCGGTTTTAGCTGGCGTTCGATTAAATACGTATACTCATCTAAATCGGGTTGTGCATTTGGATTTGCTTTAAACACTTGTTTCTCTCGTTCCAGAACCTGCAAGCCCATATAAGCGGCTCCCAGATCTCCGGTGACCACTAGTAAATCATTTGGCTTTGCACCACTACGGTAGACGATATCTTCTTTTTCTGCTTCACCAAAAACGGAGATGCTAATAAATAATCCTGAAGTTGAAGAAGTGGTATCCCCGCCTACAACATCGATATTATATAGATCTGCGGCCAATTTTATTCCTGCATATAATTCTTCCAAAGCTTCTACCGGGAAACGATTTGATGCAGCGACAGATACTGTAATATGCGTAGCTTTTGCATTCATTGCGTAAATATCTGAAGCATTAACCATCACAGATTTGTACCCTAAATGCTTTAGCGGCATGTAAGCAAGGTCAAAATGAACCCCTTCTACAAGCATATCTGTACTAACCAAAGTTTGTTTATTTTTAAAATCAAGCACCGCAGCATCATCACCAATTGCTTTTACAGTAGAGGTATGTTTAGGCGAAAAATGCCTTGTTAGATGATCTATAAGTCCAAATTCTCCTAACTCAGATAAACTAGTTCTGGTTTGCCCACTATTATCAAACATCACAAATAAATTTTTATGCAAATAAACGAATATTATTTCAACAGCATATTCTAAACAGATTTTATGAGTATTAATGAAAGGTTTACAATAAAAACCTACTAAAGCATTAGGAATAACAGACTACCGGAAGGTTTTGCAAGAAAACAAACCAGCTATTGCCAATTCCGGTCTAGCAATAGTATTAAATTTCAATCGAATACATTTATTAATGCATTCCTAAAACAAATATTGCCGCTATGGTAAAACGCTTGTTTTAATGTATATTTGTAACCGATTTAAAATAATCTTTTTTAGCTATGATTAAAGTAAGCGAAGACGCAAAAAAAAAGATTTCCGCTTTGATGAGCGAGGAAGGCTACGATAGCATACAGGATTTTGTGCGCGTTGGCGTAAAAAGCGGTGGCTGTTCTGGTTTGTCTTACGAATTGAAGTTTGACAAAGCAAAAGCCGAAGACGATAAACTTTTTGAAGATAACGATGTAAAGATCGTAGTAGATAAACGCAGTGTTTTGTATCTGGCAGGGACTATATTAGAATACTCTGGTGGATTGAATGGTAAAGGATTTGTTTTCAACAATCCTAACGCCCAAAGAACTTGCGGATGTGGAGAAAGTTTTTCGCTATAAGAAAGTTTAAAATTAAAGGTTTAAAATTCGAAGTTGGCGACGATTAAACAATTTGAAGATTTAGAAATTTGGCAGAAGTCAAGAGAAGTTTGTCAAATTGTTTATAGTTTGAAACAGAATACAAATCTTAAAAATGATTATAAATTATATAATCAGTTAAATGGATCCTCAGGCTCTATAATGGATAATATAGCTGAAGGTTTTGAAAGAAATGGAAATAGAGAATTTATTCAATTTCTTTCGATAGCAAAGGCATCATGTGGAGAGGCAAGATCACAGATATATAGAGCTTTTGATCGCGGATATTTAAATGAAGATGATTTTGAAGATTTTAAGAGCAAAGTTATTTCATTGAGCAGGCAAATAAATGGTTTTATAGATTATTTGCAAAAGAGTGATTTTAAAGGAACGAAATTTAAATAACCTTAAATTTTGAGCCTTGAATATAAAATACAGAGATGGCATATACTGAAGACGACTTAAAAAAAGAACTCGAAACCAAAGAGTATGAGTATGGATTTTATACCGATATAGAATCCGATACTTTTCCTATTGGTTTAAATGAAGATATTGTTAGAGCAATTTCTAAGAAGAAAGAGGAACCAGAATGGATGACAGAATGGAGACTCGAAGCTTATAGAGAATGGGAGAAAATGGCAGAACCAGAATGGGCTAACGTTCATTACGAAAAACCTAATTTTCAGAACATTTCTTATTATTCTGCTCCTAACAAAAAACCGAAATACGAAAGTTTAGATGAAGTAGATCCGGAATTACTAGATACCTTCAAAAAACTAGGAATCTCTCTGGACGAACAGAAAAAATTAGCAGGTGTTGCTGTAGATGTGGTAATGGATTCAGTTTCTGTAACTACCACTTTTAAAAAGACCTTAGCTGAAAAAGGAATTATTTTCTGTTCTATTTCTGAAGCAATAAAAGAACATCCAGAATTGGTTAAGAAATATATCGGAAGTGTTGTACCGAAGAAAGATAACTTTTATGCTGCATTGAATTCTGCGGTTTTTAGTGATGGATCTTTCTGTTACATTCCAAAAGGCGTAAGATGCCCAATGGAACTTTCTACTTATTTCAGAATTAATCAGGCAGGAACGGGGCAGTTTGAAAGAACACTTGTGGTTGCAGACGAATCTAGTTACGTAAGTTACTTAGAAGGTTGTACTGCACCAACGCGTGATGAAAATCAGCTGCATGCTGCTGTAGTAGAACTGGTAGCTTTAGATGATGCTGAGATCAAATATAGTACCGTTCAAAACTGGTTCCCTGGTAGTAAAGAAGGTAAAGGTGGTGTATATAATTTTGTGACTAAAAGAGGAATTTGCGAGAAAAACGCAAAGATTTCTTGGACACAGGTAGAAACAGGATCTGCAGTAACCTGGAAGTATCCTTCTTGTATTCTTAAAGGAGATAATTCGGTTGGAGAATTTTATTCAATTGCAGTAACAAATAATTTCCAGCAGGCAGATACTGGTACGAAAATGATTCATCTTGGTAAGAATACGAAGAGTACGATTATTTCGAAAGGTATTTCTGCAGGTAAATCACAGAACTCGTATCGTGGGTTAGTTCAGATTAATTCTAGAGCTGAAAATGCACGTAACTTTTCACAATGTGATTCGCTACTAATGGGTAACGAATGTGGTGCACATACTTTCCCATATATCGAAGCGAAAAATAAATCTGCTAAAGTAGAACACGAAGCTACCACGAGTAAAATTGGGGAAGATCAAATTTTCTACTGTAACCAAAGAGGAATTGATACTGAAAAAGCTATCGCCTTAATTGTGAATGGTTTTAGTAAAGAAGTTCTAAACAAGCTTCCTATGGAGTTTGCAGTAGAAGCTCAAAAATTACTTGAAATTTCTTTAGAAGGATCAGTAGGATAATTTAAAAATCCCATGAAGAAGATTTTGTGCGTATTTTTCCTAACACTGGTTTGTCTAAGTTGCGAAGAGAAAACTGAAAAGAAAGTTCAGGAAACTACTTCAACAGAAACTGAACAAGATACAGTACCTACGTTAATAGGAGATTTTGTTTACGCTGATGAAGCTGCACTTTTTAGAGGAGAAGATTTCATCTATAATGTTGAGATTGATAGCTTAAGCCGCTCATTAGCAAATCAAGTAAAAGCTTACAAAACCGACGATTTTGAAATGGTTCCGGTTAAAGTAAGAGGAAAAATAAAACAAAGTCCTGGTCAATCGGGAATTAGAGAGAATTTAGAATTACGAGAAATTATCGCTGTCTTAGCCGATAG is from Zunongwangia endophytica and encodes:
- a CDS encoding aminopeptidase P family protein: MKYDQIDRKLFIKNRKNFMERMIPGGLAVFNANDVFPIGADSTLPFQQNRDLFYLSGVDQEEAILVLFPEAPKPEHREILFLTETNPHIAVWEGEKLTKEKAYEVSGIKTVYWLQDFEKIFFEVMAQAETIYLNKNEHYRVQGSIKTETRDDRFIKWCKENYPAHRVAKSNPILQRLRSVKDPIELDLMQKACNITEKAFRRALKFTKPGVWEYEIEAEYYHEMIRNRSRGFAYTPIIASGNNANVLHYTENNQQCNAGDLILLDTGAEYANYSSDMTRSIPVSGKFTDRQKQIYNTVNRVKTESTKWLVPGTMWDEFHKEVGKLMTSELLDLGLLDKADVQNEDPKWPSYKKYFMHGTAHNIGLDTHDYGILTEPMKANQVFTVEPGIYLPDEGFGIRLEDDVVIQEKGEPFNLMRNIPIEADEIEEIMNS
- a CDS encoding alpha/beta fold hydrolase; this translates as MKIQHKITQIKFNSKGKGNPLVLLHGFLEDNKIWRIYQEILSKSRQVITIDLLGHGESGSIGEVHSMEEMCDAVIAVLDYLEIEKASFGGHSMGGYVIMEILKKYPEKITNISLINSSPAEDTPEKKENRDRVANLAKKNKEAFVSMAISNLLTSDNNKKFKPEIELLKTEAQKMSSENIVAATIGMKERQDSIKAFKQFQGDKFIILGMQDPVLDIDKTIEIATSTNANLIEFPDGHLSFIENKDQLLHFLQSKG
- a CDS encoding DUF1660 family phage protein, encoding MEDTPNTFFAKVYCKIFGHKLKVTKNVTDHVHEYQCANCGQEMTDTANGFLAPLTKKFKETNNYIAKIHRRRKNRRLRHYAKAS
- the thiL gene encoding thiamine-phosphate kinase produces the protein MFDNSGQTRTSLSELGEFGLIDHLTRHFSPKHTSTVKAIGDDAAVLDFKNKQTLVSTDMLVEGVHFDLAYMPLKHLGYKSVMVNASDIYAMNAKATHITVSVAASNRFPVEALEELYAGIKLAADLYNIDVVGGDTTSSTSGLFISISVFGEAEKEDIVYRSGAKPNDLLVVTGDLGAAYMGLQVLEREKQVFKANPNAQPDLDEYTYLIERQLKPEARKDIPPLLKELGVKPTSMIDISDGLSSEIIHLCKNSKTGVSLYEEKIPLDPAMISVCEEFEIDSTTIALSGGEDYELLFTVSQSDFDKIKGNPNLTVIGHMNDENSGMHLITRANQAIPLVARGWNSMDKDDEENA
- a CDS encoding HesB/IscA family protein; the encoded protein is MIKVSEDAKKKISALMSEEGYDSIQDFVRVGVKSGGCSGLSYELKFDKAKAEDDKLFEDNDVKIVVDKRSVLYLAGTILEYSGGLNGKGFVFNNPNAQRTCGCGESFSL
- a CDS encoding four helix bundle protein yields the protein MATIKQFEDLEIWQKSREVCQIVYSLKQNTNLKNDYKLYNQLNGSSGSIMDNIAEGFERNGNREFIQFLSIAKASCGEARSQIYRAFDRGYLNEDDFEDFKSKVISLSRQINGFIDYLQKSDFKGTKFK
- the sufB gene encoding Fe-S cluster assembly protein SufB — protein: MAYTEDDLKKELETKEYEYGFYTDIESDTFPIGLNEDIVRAISKKKEEPEWMTEWRLEAYREWEKMAEPEWANVHYEKPNFQNISYYSAPNKKPKYESLDEVDPELLDTFKKLGISLDEQKKLAGVAVDVVMDSVSVTTTFKKTLAEKGIIFCSISEAIKEHPELVKKYIGSVVPKKDNFYAALNSAVFSDGSFCYIPKGVRCPMELSTYFRINQAGTGQFERTLVVADESSYVSYLEGCTAPTRDENQLHAAVVELVALDDAEIKYSTVQNWFPGSKEGKGGVYNFVTKRGICEKNAKISWTQVETGSAVTWKYPSCILKGDNSVGEFYSIAVTNNFQQADTGTKMIHLGKNTKSTIISKGISAGKSQNSYRGLVQINSRAENARNFSQCDSLLMGNECGAHTFPYIEAKNKSAKVEHEATTSKIGEDQIFYCNQRGIDTEKAIALIVNGFSKEVLNKLPMEFAVEAQKLLEISLEGSVG